A segment of the Fibrobacter succinogenes subsp. succinogenes S85 genome:
ATCCGCCAGGTGTTCAAGGTCCCGAAGGTCGGTCTCATCGCTGGCTGTATGGTTACCGACGGCGAAGTCGACCGCACGAGCCATGTCCGCGTTTACCGCAACGGTATCGAACTCGGTACGACCGTGGTCCAGTCTTTGAAGCGCATGAAGGACGACGTCAAGTCTGTTGCTCGTGGCTTTGAATGCGGTATCGGCCTCAAGGGTTACGACGATATCAAGGAAGGCGATAGCCTCATCTTCTTCAAGGAAGTCAAGGTCGCCCGTACGTTGGAAGACGTTGCCCGCGAAGAAGCTGAAGAAAAGGCAAAGAAGGCTGCTGAAGAAGCTGCCGCAGCGAAGGAAAGTAATTAGAACTTAGAACTTAGAACTTAGAATATCTTTCTAAGTTCTACCAACTAAGTTCTGCCAACTACGCCGAAGGCGAAAATGACTAGAAGAACCGATAGATTAGGCGAGCAGTTCCGCGAAGAGATCTCCAAGCTCATCCAGAAGGGCTTGAAGGATCCGCGCGTGAGCACTCTCGCGAGCATTACCCGTGTGGACATTACCGAAGACCTGAGCTATGCAAAGGCCCTCGTCTCGGTGATGGGTTCCGATAAAGAAAAGCGCGATACGCTTGTCGGACTCAACAATTCCGCCGGCTTTATCCGTGGCGTCTTGGGCAAGGCCTTGAAGATTTTCAAGGTTCCGGAGCTCAAGTTCGTTCTTGACGAAAATCTTGAACATGCCATGCACATTGAAGAAATCCTTGCAGAACTGAAGCAGAAAGGGGAACTTTAATTGTCCTCTTCCGGCTTCGTCCTCTTGGACAAAATTGCAGGTGAAACATCTTTTAAGGCCCTTTTCCCTCTGAAAAGGGTCTTTTGTACTAAACGCGTGGGCCACGCGGGTACGCTTGATTTGCGTGCAAGCGGGCTCATCATTGCCGCTACTGGTCGTGCAACGCGCCTTTTGCCCTACATTGAGGCGAAGGACAAGTGCTATACGTTCCGCCTCCATCTTGGCTACGAAACCGATACCCTAGAATGGGACGGGAAAGTAGTGGAACAGGATAAGATGGGTTGTCATCCTGGAGCCGAAGGCGATAGGATCCAGTGCGGAGTGCCATCGGTGACGCGTGCGGACCTCGAAGCGGTTTTGCCGCAGTTCATTGGCGATATTGACCAGGTTCCGCCGAATTACAGTGCTGTGAAAATCGACGGCCATCGCGCAAGCGACTTGGCGAATCGCGGTCGTGAAATTGAACTTAAGCCTCGTCGCATCCATATCGAATCGCTCAAAGTTGTGGGCGAGGGGCTTGTGACGGAAGGCTGCACAGGCAAGAGCTTTGCCACGTTTGATTTGGAATGCAACTGTAGCAAGGGAACGTACATCCGTTCGCTCGGTCGTGATTTGGCTCGTGCGCTTGGAACGTGCGGCTGCGTTTCGATGATCCGCCGCCATCGCATTGGTGATGTGACGGTAGACCGCGCTGTTCGCGGGGACGCTCTCACGCCGGAACATTTGCTCCCTGTGGACCAGGTGCTTGATTTCCCGGTTGTCCGCTTGAATGACGACCAGGTGAAAGCAATTCGTTTAGGAAATTGGGTGCCGTGGCGCACTCCTGTTGAAAATTTAAGCACGACGCCAGGGGCGGAAAAGTTTGTCTTTACCGCCGATAAAGATGGTGCTGTGATTGGGCTTGGTGTTTATGACCCGGGCCGCATTTGCCCCAAGTTCTTTTTAGGTGATGATTAAATGAAACGCGCTGTGACAATGGGTAATTTTGATGGATGCCATTTGGGGCATCAGGCGCTTTTCCGCACGCTGAAAGCGGTTGCCGAAGTGAACCATTTGCAGCCGACGGTCATCAGCTTTGAACCCCATTCTAATTACGTCTTGCGTGGGCCGGGCGATCCGCTGCTCCTCACGACGACCGAAGAAAAGCGCGAATTCGTCGAGAGCCTTGGCATTGAATTTTTGGTATTGCCGTTCACGAGTGAATTGGCAAAACTCCCGTTCGATAAATTTGTCCGCACGGAATTGATTGAAAAGCGTGAAGTCGTTTCGATGTTCTTTGGTCATGACCATTGCTTTGGCGCGGGCGGCAAGGGCAATTACGAGACGATTACCGCTGCGTTCCCGGAACTTTCGACGCAGATGCTTTCGATGGTGTTGCACAAGGGCGAACGTGTGAGCTCTTCTGCAGTGCGCAATGCTCTTTTGAACGGCGATGTGGACCGTGCGCAGACGTATTTAGGCCGCCCGTATCGCTTGTCCGGAACAGTCGTGGTCGGCAAACGCCTTGGTCACACCATCGGATTCCCGACGGCAAATGTGCAAATGGAACAGTACAAGTTCTTGCCGAAAGGCGGTGTGTATGTCGCTAGCGCAAGACTCTCGGATGGACGCATTTATCGCTCTGTTGTGAACATCGGAACGCAACCGACAACGCCCGGAACGCATAACCTTGCGGTCGAAGCGTATCTGCTTGACTTTAACGAAGACATTTACGGCCAGCATTTAGCACTGGACTTGCTCGCCTTCTTGCGCCCCGAAAAGAAGTTCGCAAGCATCGAAGATTTGGTGCGTCAGATTGGCATGGACGCTGACACCGCCAAGAATTACAACGGAAATCACTGGGCGGAGTAGGGAAGTTTTTTCTCTCACATGTCCCAAAACGGAACATGTGCTATCGTAAAACACATGAGCGAAAATAAAAACTTGACAATGTATCGCTCTTTTTTACATTTAGTAGTGCTTTTGCTAAGGTGTAGTGTTATGACCAAACAAATTTTGTTATTTGCTCCTGTTCTGTTGCTGTGGGCGTGTGGGGATTCTTCGTCAGATTCTGTGGGCACGTCTCCAATTCAGGCTGCGGAAATAATCCCATTCACTGATTCTCGCGATGGGCAGGTCTATAAAACGGTTGTCATCGGTTCGCAGACATGGATGGCCGAAAATCTGAACTACGAAACAAAAGGCAGCTGCTGCGTTAGATGCGCCGAGATGAAGACCGTAAATGTGAACTACGCACCAGGTGGCTACTTCACTCAGAGCTACTGCGCAAAATGCGCCGAGTACGGTGGTCGCCTGTACACGTGGGATGTGGCGACAACGGCTTGCCCTAGTGGTTGGCACCTGCCAAGCCAAGACGAGTGGAGTACCCTATTCAATGCAGTCAAACTCGGCGACCCACTGGCACACATCGATACAAGACTCAAGTCCACAACCGATTGGAATAATTACGGCAATACGGATGATTTCTCGTTTTCGGCGTTGCCTGTTGGCTACAGCGGTATCAGTGTTGGTCCCTATGGCTCGGGCGACTGTTATAATCACGAGGGCACGGGCGACTATGCGTACTTCTGGAGTTCTACAGAGGTCGATAACTTGACTGCGTACTACATGTACTTGTCCAAATACGGTAACGCGGCAATAAGCACATTCGACTTCGGCAAGAGCAGTGGCTTTTCTGTTCGTTGTGTCAAGGACTAAATGTGTAGCGTGCTAGGATTTTTCTAGCACTTTTGTGCCTTGTCGTTTTTCGCTTTTCCGGTAAAGTTAGTGCTCGTTATCTTGAAAACGGTCACGGTGGCGGCTTGTTCGGGCGTGAATTCGAATTGGTGTGGTGAGGCGGATTGCATGGAATGCGTGAAACTTGCGGATTGCGGCGCTTTGGTGGCTTGTCGTTCCATTAGGAGCGAGAGTCCTCGGCATTTTTCAGCGATGTCTTCGACGATTTCAGCCTTGCCTTGCCCGACGACACTTGCGTAAAAGCGACCGCTTTTGCAATAAACGTCTTCGTGAATTTCGATGCGGTTTTCAACGCACATGCTGAACGCGACATTCGGATTTTTGCGAATGCAGTCGAGTTTCTTGCCTACATGTGCGCAATGAAAATACAGCTCCAAGACGCCGTTGTTTAGGCTGTATCCGAACGACAGCGGAATGATGTAGGGCATGCTTGGGTCTGCATCATCCGTCATTGCTACATGACAAGTTGTACATTGTTCGATGATCTTTGCGATGTTTTCGTCGCCTAAAACTTCTCTGTCCTTGCGCCGCATTTTACCTCAACTTTTTTCGATATTCGATTTTAAATATAATATAGGCTTCGATTGAAATTTCTACACAATCGTGTTGTCTAGGCAGAAGACTTCGGCGAGTTGCTTGTCGTCCATGTCGGCGAGCCATGTTTCGCCGGCGTTCACGGTCAAGTTGGCGATGGCTTTTTTGGTTTCGAGGAGCGCATTGATTTTCTCTTCGAAGGTGCCTTTGGTGATAAAACGGTGGACTTGGACGTTGCGCTTTTGGCCGATACGGAAGGCGCGGTCGGTGGCTTGCGCTTCGATGGCGGGGTTCCACCACAAATCGTAATGGATGACTTGCGAGGCTGCGACGAGATTGAGGCCGGTGCCTCCTGCCTTGAGCGAGAGAATGAGCACTTTGCAGTCCGGATTTTCCTGGAAATCCTGGATCATTTCGGAGCGCTGCGTTTGTGTGCAACCGCCGTGGTAGAAATGCGTGCGGAGGCCGAGTTCGCTTTCAATGGTGGATTTTAACAGGTGGCCCATTTCGGCAAATTGCGTGAAGATAAGCGTCTTTTCGCCTTGCTCTTGGATAGATGTGAGAAGGTCCAGGAGCATTTGCATCTTGCCAGATTCGAGCTTATTGGACTTTTGGGGCGCGGCGCTTTCTGTAGGGACTTCCGCGGCGTCTTGTGCTGAGGTTGCGGCGAGACCTTTCAGGAATGTGGCGGGGTGGTTGCAGATTTGCTTGAGGGCAAGAATCATCTGCAAAATAATGCCCTTGCGCTTGAATAGTGCGTGGGCATCGTTTGCCTTTTCGCTGAGCGCCTGCTCCATCTCAAGCTCTTGCATAAAGTGTTCGAGCGTTTTTTGATAAAGGGCGGCTTGTGAGCGCGTGAGTTCGGCGTATTCGTCCTGGATGATTTTGTCGGGCAAGTCGCTGATGATGCTCTTGTCGGTCTTGAGGCGGCGCAGCATGAACGGTGCTGTGATTTTGCGGAATGTTTCGGCGACGACTTGGTTGCCGTTCTTTTGAATGGGTGTTTCGAACTTTTCGCGGAATTCACTTGCGCTCGGGAAGAATCCGTGGTTCGCAAAATCCATGATGGTCCAGAATTCCATGAGGCGGTTTTCGACCGGGGTGCCGCTCATCGCGATTTTCATCGGGGCGCGCATGCGACGGAGCAATTTACTCTGTTCGCTATCGGCGTTTTTGATGTTTTGTGCTTCGTCGATGATAATCGTTTGCCATTCGTGCTTGTCGAGTTCGGCAAAGTCCTTGCGGAACGTGGCATATGTCGTGAGTAATACGTCGGCGCTGAACTTTTGTAGGTCACGGCGGCCTCCGTGGTATGCAAAGAACGTGAGTTCCGGTGCGAATTTTTTGATTTCGACTTGCCAGTTGCAAAGGAGGCCGGCGGGCATTACGACAATGGCTTTTTTCTCCGCAAATTTACCCTCTTGTTTCATCTTGAGGAGGAACGTAATGACTTGTAGCGTCTTGCCGAGGCCCATGTCATCGGCGAGAATGCAACCAAATCCAATTTCCAGATTCTTGTACATCCAGGAGTAGCCGCGCATTTGGTAGGGGCGGAGTGTCGCGTTTAGATTCTCGGGCAGCGGAATTTCTGTTTCGGCGCGCCAGGCGTCGAACTGTTGTTTGAAATCGCTTGCCATTTCCACCGGGATGTTGTCGCATTCACCGGTGAAGCAAGCTTGTACGAGCTTGGCTTGCGTGATTTCTGGAGCGGAATCTTCTTCGAGGATTTCGTCTGTGGAGGTCGCGGCACCCTCGGCATCATCTGCGGCTTTTTTGCCTTTGCTGTTTTTCGCGGAATCGCTGGACTTTCCTTCAATTTTATCGCGGATGGATTGCAAATCCTGTTCGGTAATTTGCACGTAACTGGACTTGTATTTTAAAAGTCCATCCGCTTGTTCGGCAAGTTCAAAAAATTCCTTTGCCGAAATGTTTTCATCGCCGATGGCGATTTCCCAATCAAAGTCGAGCAGGTCGCCGGCAGTAAAAGCTCCAAAGCTCATGCTGCCTTGCAAGCGCATCTTGGGCTTTGGCTTTCCGATGTTCAAAAGGTTCTTTGGAATTTCCGTCTGGATGCCGAACAGTTGGAGTTTTTTGAGGCAATCCTGCAAAAAGTCGAGGAGTTCGGCGCCTCGCATCAGAATCGGTTCGCTTGCACGGCGTTCCAAGTATGCATCGAGCGGCTTGAAGCCATCGGCAATGCCGTTAAGAACGCTCATAATCGAGAGCAATCGTGAGTCGTTGTTTTCGAATAATTCCGAAAGCGGCGTGCGTCTTGCGATATTTCCGGCGGCACTCGCAGCATCTTCGTCAAGTACAAAAACGTCCAGCGCCACATCTTCATCCATTTCGCTACAGACAAAGAGAATCTGCGTACGACAACCGAGGCAAGAATATACCGAAAGCCATTGCTGGATTTTCCCCGGAATGGCGTGAGCGTTGTTTGCGAGCTTCCCTGAAACGCTATCGAAAAAGAACGAGAGCAAATTGCCGTGATTCGTCTTGAGCGGCGTCTTGTATTTGCGTGCAAATTTCAGGAGCTGCGAGATGAACAGCGAAAGAATGTGCTCGGCGGGTTCCGCAATTTCAAAGAAGGATTCTTCTTTGCTTGTCCACGCGAGTTCTCGCGGGGCGGTGACTTCGAGGTCTGCGACAATGTATAGAATCTCGGGGAGCATCTCGGCGGGGAGCCAGCGCATTTGCGCTACGTCTTTCCCGATCCAGAAAACTTGCGGATAAATCGCTCCGGTGCGCACAAGGTAAAAAGCCACTTGCAACATCAAGTGCAAGTAACGCACGGAGTAATGGTGCCACGAGAAATTCCCGGCGCTCAGGCAGCAAAGTGCTCCCATCACGTTTGTGACGGTGAGGTTGCTATTGATGACTTTGTCGGCCATGGACTGCTCGAAATTCCAATGCCATCCGGGCTTGTGGAACAGTCGCAGTTGCTCGTTTTCCATTAGGAACGTCTTTGCGTTGTTCACGCGGAACTGTTCCGAGAATGCGTCAAAATTCTCGAAGTCGGTGAAGAACTTGTGGCACGATTCTAGTTCATCCGTAAAACTCTTGCGGAAATTCCCGGCGGGGCAGAACTTCGGGAAGTTTTGCAACATCGCGGGCAAAATGTGCGAGTAGTCTTTCCAACTCTTGAAATCAAATGTAGGCAGTTGCTTGGGAGGGATGCTATTTTGCGATTCGCGTCCCGAACCTTTATACCCACCAAATAAACTTGCGCTCGCGTCTTCTGCGTGAGAAAGTTCGGCGGCGTTTTGTGCTTCGTGTTCGTCACTATCCCCGGCGGCAGTTCCGATAGCAGATGCGTTTTCGGCGCTTGTGCCTACGAGTCTTGTCGCCTTGCTGAACGACCTCACGAGATTAGTTTCGCTGGGCGCTTCCATTTCCATCGCATCCGGCTTGTAGTCCTTGATAAATTCCAGGTCGAGCCCGTGAATTTTGAAAAGGACGTTCGGTTCCTTGTCCGCCTGTTCTGCGATTTTCAAAAATGTGGCAACAAGGTATTTACAGGGGCGCTCATCGCGGCAGTCGCAACCCATGTTGACTTTGGCCGGATCGTCAAACAGCTGGAGTCCGCTTTTGCTCATTAAAAGTTCAAGCGAAGGGCTAAGCGCCTTGTTGTTTAAAGCCAAAAGTTCCGCCGGTTGCTGCTTCAAAAAGCTCACGAAGACTTCGGAAGATTCCTTAGAAAATTTCGGGAAGACGATGTAGTTGTTGTGGAGCCCGCCATTCGGGCCTTTCACTACGGATATCACACGGTTATCAACGATGTCGATGCTTGTCACCTGGCCACGTGCGGCGAACTTGAGCCCCTGCAAAACAGCCTGCTCGCTAGCGGTTGCGAGAATTGAACTCAACCACTTGTTTGCCCACCAAGTCTTTCCGTAACTTCCAAAATCCATGCGCCCAAATATAATAAAAAGTGCTCAAATGAACAAATGAACGGCGGGCTAAACCGTGAGGATAAATAGGACATTAATTACAAATTGTTTTTTATATTTGAGGTAAACTTAAGGAGAAAAAGATGGGATTGAATAAAATCGTACTGGCTCTTTTCATTAGAAGGAGATTCCCGGTCATCCCCGTCAAGCGAGGACAGGCGCCGGGAATAACAATCTAGTAGACGGCATTTATTGCCGTCTACCGTCACTTCCTTATCTCGCAACTCTAACGCTTTGCATTTTGCCGGTGGTGCGGCTGCGCAAGAAGTAGATTCCCGAGGTTTTCGCGGTGCTGGCAGACTTGAGTTTTGCTGTTGCATCGCTAAAGCCGTAGGCTGAAAGGTTGCCCAAGCGTACGCCTTGCACATCAAATACATCGTAATTCTGGAGCGTGTTCTGTTCTAAGCGAATCTTGTTGCCGAATTTGCCGCCGTTATCGTCAATGGCTATCGGCTGTTCCAAGGCGATTGAATCAAGCGAATCTAGCGGATGTCTCTCGATGCCTCTATTGTACGACATGTTCTTGCTGTCGTAGAAGTGCTCGTTGAAGTATTCCTTGAGCCAAGTCATTGCAGGGCGATCCACGCCGTCCTTAATAAGTCCGGGATTCGATTCATCTGCCCATACACTAGATCCGACTTCGTAAAGGTAGCCCCAAAGGTTTACACCTGCAATGTATTCCGATTCCATAAAGAGCGGGATATGTTCGGAATAGCATGCTTTTTGGAGGCTGTCGTTATTCGTGCCGACGCTATATTCAGTGATAAACAACGGAAGCTTTATTTTGTCGTAGATTTCCTGAATGCCGCTTTGAATGCGTTCGGAGCTAAAACATTGCGCATCCGGGCCGGATCCTTGGACGAGTGTGGCGAAAATTATTTGGTACGCATCGACGGGTGCGCCCTGCTCCTGGATTTTTTTGATAACTTCGGCGCCTTGATTGTTTTTCCAGCCGTAATCATCGTAGTCGTTCAAGGTTAGGATGGCTTTGGGCCAGCGCTTGCGAGCCATCTTGAACGCCGTGGCTATGAATTTGTAGTCATCATTGTCGCCACCGAGAGCTTCGATGATTTTATTGCCGCTCCCGAATCCAGAATGATAGTGACCATAGCTGTCGCGGGAACCTCCGTTTACCACCTCGATCATGTAAGGTGCGGGGTAACGCATGGCGGCTTTGTCAAACCAATTTTCAACGGCCTTCCTGGTTTCGTCGACATCAAGGTTGTTCAGCCAATTGGGGGTGTGGGTTCCCCAAAGCAAGCTACGGAAATTGAACTTTACATTGTTTTTTTGCGCCCAATAGTAGATACGGTCGCAGCCTGACCAATCGTACTCGCCACGCACTTTTTCAATAACGGTCCAAGTGCATGCGTTTTCGGGCGAAACTTGATTCCAGTATGCTTGAAAATCCTCGGGGATTTCTTGCTTGTCGGCAATCATGTTCCCGAAGAACTTTGTCGCTCCATCGGCAAGGCCACGGCCGTAACGGGCGTTCGGATTCTTGAAATATTCCTTGAGCCAGGTCAATGCCGGGCGTTCTACTCCGTCTTTGATAAGGCCGGAACAACCTTGTTCTAAACCGTTACAAGAAAGCCAAGTTTTGCCATAAATGTATCCCCAAAGTGTTATGCCGGCAACATAATCCGTTTCCATCAGGATTGGGAGATGTTCTTGGTAGCATTTTTTTTGAAATTCATCGTCTATGGAACCGACATCGTATTGAGTAATATATATGGGGAGTCCTGTCTGTTCGTGTGCTTCGTAAAGGGAGCGTTTAAGTAAGGATGTATTTAGGCAATAATAGCCTGTCCCTTGTGCGGTTGTTTCGTGGAACTGCATTCCGTAAGCGTCAACTGGCGCCCCCTGGGCCTTTATTTTCTTGAGAAGGTCGATACCCTCTACTTTTTGCCATTGGATGGTATTGTAATCGTTGTAAATCAGGATGGCTTCTGGCCAGCGTTCTCGTGCCATCTTGAATGCCGTCACTACAAATTCGTAGTTGCCGTTATCGCCGCCAAGCGCCTCAACCAGTTTGGAAGAGGTAAAACTGGAGTGGTAGTTGTTGCCCGATTTGACGGCCTCATTGACCACTTCAATCATTTCGAGGTCGGGGTAATGTTCTTTAACCGCATCAATCCAATCAGTCCAAGCCTTTTTTGTTTCGTCAATATCAAGTTTGATCAACCACTGCGGGTTTTGCGAACCCCACAACAGGGTGTGAAACGAGAAAATGGCTTTATTCTTTTTAGCCCAGTTATAGACAAAGTCGCAACCCGTCCAGTCGTATTCGCCGCGTGTCTTTTCAACATGACCCCAAACGCATTCGTTTTCGGCAGTAATCTGGTTCCAGTAGGTGCCAAAATTATCAGGGATTTCGCCCAAAGTGGTCGTGTTGCCCAGAAATTTTGCAGCACCATCGGCCATGCCTACACCCGCAAAAGAAAATATCGATGCGGCAAAGGAAAAGGCAAGCACCTTAAATACCGTTGATTTTATACTCATTGCGACCCCTGAATTTTGATGGCTACAACACGTAATAATAAAACTACCTAGAAAACGTAGGAAAATTACTCTTATCTAGAAATCTTTCATTGACAAAATATCTATTATTGCATAAATCCACGTAAATATACATTGCTTTGTATACTCAATTTAGGGATAATATGAAAAAGAATAGACTAGCATTGCTTCCGTTTATATCGGCATTACTTTTAGTGGGCTGCGGTGAAGATTCCCCGTCTGAACCTTCTTCCGTATCCAATAATGTTCCGGCGGACGGATCAAGTGTGGAGTCTATTTTTGACTTAGGTAAGTGTACATCCGATAGGGATGGCACTGTCATTTTTGTTGAGGATGAAGAAATAGACTATCGTTGCCTAGATAAAAAGTGGGAAAAAGTTGAGAAATTATCTAGTTCCAGTGATGAAAAGACTTCTTCGTCTTCAAAGAAATCCTCCGATTCGAAGAATAGCTCCTCTTCGTCTAAGGAAGAATCGGCTGGGTCTAAGGATAAATCCTCTTCTTCTAAGAACAGTTCTTCGTCATCGAAGATAACTTCGTCTGATTCAGGCGACAAAAAATCCTCGTCGTCTAAGGCAGTTTCTTCTGATTCTCGCGATAAGTCCAGTAGTTCTCAAAAGTCTAGTAGTTCGCAAAAGTCAAGTTCTAGTGTCGCTCCCGAATCGAGTTCTAGTGTCGTTGGTTCTGGAGAAGATGTAAAGACGATTGCAATTAATAAGAAATCCTTTAAGGGGGTTGCTGAAAAGGGACCTTTTGCGGTGGGAAGTACCGTTAAATTGTCTGAACTTGATGGTGAGCTTGATTTAACCGGAACAAACTTTGAATGGGAAGTGACTGGTAAACAGGGGGGGGGGCTATACCTCTCCAAAGGTTACGTTGTCTAGTCAATATGCTCAGTTACAAGTCAATGGCAATTACTATAATGAAAACTTGTTCAAAAATTCAATATCGCCGGTGACTTTGCGTGGTATTGTTGACTTGAAAGATCGAGAAAGCGTAAACATCAATGTGCTGATGCATTTGGCTTATAAGCGTGTGGTCTATCTTTTTACCAAGAGTGGCGAGTATAAAAATGTTCCTGCGGCAAAGGCTGCCGCTGAACAGGAAATCATGAAGGCTTTTGGTTTTGGTGGTGCTAACCATCCTTTTGAGGATTTGACGATTTTTGGTAAAACATCGGACGATGCCAAATTGCTTGCCGCATCGATTCTTTTACAGGGAGATTTGGAAGAAACGGATTTGTTGAGTCGTCTTACGAGCATTGCTAATAATATTGAAGAAGATGGAACTTGGGACAACAGCGAAAAAATGCGAGTTTCTATGGCAGACTGGATTATGTCCTATTCGTATGGGATGGTCGGCATTCGCCAGATGCTCGAAGAAATCAATCCTCAAGTACCGGCATTCGAAAAGTATGTAAGCTTGTTTGTTGGTGAAGCTTATGGCTTTGGTGCGTGCACGGATGAAAATGATGGTGATTATGTTCAGCTGAAAAATGGTAATAGCAAAAATCTCGGTGAATACTATGTCTGTGAAGACAATGTATGGCGAATGATGTTCTCCACTGAAAAACTTTATGAAAGAGCTTGTACTGCCAAGAGGGCTGGAGAGTTTATGACGACCCCGCGCAATGAAATTTATATCTGCGATGGGGGCAATGGATATTGGCGCCCAGCAACGACTTACGACCATCCGAAAGAATACTACATGAATAGTGAAGTGAATTACGGCAAGTTAAAGGATACCCGTGATGGTAAGGAATATAAGACGGTCGTTATTGGTACTCAGACTTGGATGGCTGAAAATCTGAACTATTACGATAAGGATAATTATAATTTGGTCGGTAATGCCAAGTGCTATCAGGAAGAAGATAAAAACTGCGATGTTGGAGGTAGGCTTTATTCGTGGACCGCTGCGATGAATATCTCTACGAAGTATAGACTCAGTTGGTATGATAAAGATATTCAATATCCGCATCAGGGAATTTGCCCAGATGGTTGGCATATCCCTGATTCTACTGAATGGCGTACTTTAGCAGATTATGTAAAAAAGGTTGACGGTTCTTCGGGACTTTTGATGTCATCTAAGGGTTGGAAAGCTTCAAACTATAAGCCGTCGACAGATCCCTATGGATTTTCTGTAATTCCGGTGGGCGCCTATTATGGAAGATATGCTGATGCTCATGCGGATTTCAGTCAAACGGAATTTGATGATGACGGTTTGTTTGCGAACTTCTGGTCTGCCGAGGAAGGTAAAGAATTTAATTTAGCGGTTTATGTCTTCTTTGATTATAGAAGAGATTATATGTCGATGACTGCTAGTGTTTATAACGAAAAGGAACGTGGATTTTCTGTTCGCTGCATAAAGACTGAGGATGAATCCGAAGAGTAGTCCTTTTTTTGAAGTGCGAAATTTTCTATCTTTGCGTTCAAATCTGTCAGTTCGAAACCCATCCTGACTTAAAACAAAACTAGGAGACTTTATGCGTTCAGAAGCTGAACTCGAAGGCGTTACGCTGCTCGGCAACAACAAGACCCAGTACAAGACCACTTACAGCCCCGAAGTGCTCGAAAAGTTCCCGAACAAGCATCCGGGTAACGATTACATGGTCACGTTCAACTGCCCGGAATTCACGAGCCTTTGCCCGAAAACCGGTCAGCCGGACTTTGCCGAAATCAAGATCAACTACATTCCGGACCAGTATTTGGTGGAATCCAAGTCGCTCAAGCTTTACATGTTCTCGTTCCGCAATCACGGGGATTTCCATGAAGACTGCGTGAACATCATCATGAAGGACTTGGTGAAATTGCTCAACCCGAAGTACATCGAAGTCGAAGGCATCTTTATGCCGCGCGGTGGCATTTCTCTTTATCCGTTTGCAAACTATGGCAAGCCGGGTACCGAATTCGAAGCTATCGCCAAGACGCGCCTCTTCGCCGCTATCGATAGGAGAAAGTAATCGTGCAAAACGAACTCCTTATGATAGCCTCCATTTTTGTGTTCTTTGGAGGCTTGGTTGTTTTTTTCCGTTTTTTCGGTAAGCAGGGCATTTTTGCCTGGACTGTCATTGCAACGATTGCCGCAAATATCGAAGTCTTGATTCTCGTGCACGCCTTTGGCCTCGACACGACGCTCGGCAATGTCATTTTCGCATCCTCCTTCCTCGCAACGGACATGATGAGCGAAATCTATGGCAAAAAAGAGGCTAGCCGCTGCGTGAAAATCGGCATCCTCGCGAATGTGACGTTTATCCTCATTTCGCAGAGCTGGTTCTTGTACATTCCCGCCGAAGGCGATACGATGGCGGAACCGATCCGTACGGTGTTCTCGAATACGCCCCGCGTGATGTTGGCTAGCTTATTTGCATACGCCATTTGCGAAATG
Coding sequences within it:
- a CDS encoding queuosine precursor transporter, whose protein sequence is MQNELLMIASIFVFFGGLVVFFRFFGKQGIFAWTVIATIAANIEVLILVHAFGLDTTLGNVIFASSFLATDMMSEIYGKKEASRCVKIGILANVTFILISQSWFLYIPAEGDTMAEPIRTVFSNTPRVMLASLFAYAICEMFDVWAYHAWWKWTEKKFKDKKGYLWVRNNGSTLVSQLMNVLVFNLLAFAGVFPWNTIGEILVFGYGIFVITTFMDTPFVYLARRISEKHPELLKD
- a CDS encoding fibrobacter succinogenes major paralogous domain-containing protein, which codes for MSSQYAQLQVNGNYYNENLFKNSISPVTLRGIVDLKDRESVNINVLMHLAYKRVVYLFTKSGEYKNVPAAKAAAEQEIMKAFGFGGANHPFEDLTIFGKTSDDAKLLAASILLQGDLEETDLLSRLTSIANNIEEDGTWDNSEKMRVSMADWIMSYSYGMVGIRQMLEEINPQVPAFEKYVSLFVGEAYGFGACTDENDGDYVQLKNGNSKNLGEYYVCEDNVWRMMFSTEKLYERACTAKRAGEFMTTPRNEIYICDGGNGYWRPATTYDHPKEYYMNSEVNYGKLKDTRDGKEYKTVVIGTQTWMAENLNYYDKDNYNLVGNAKCYQEEDKNCDVGGRLYSWTAAMNISTKYRLSWYDKDIQYPHQGICPDGWHIPDSTEWRTLADYVKKVDGSSGLLMSSKGWKASNYKPSTDPYGFSVIPVGAYYGRYADAHADFSQTEFDDDGLFANFWSAEEGKEFNLAVYVFFDYRRDYMSMTASVYNEKERGFSVRCIKTEDESEE
- the queF gene encoding preQ(1) synthase, whose translation is MRSEAELEGVTLLGNNKTQYKTTYSPEVLEKFPNKHPGNDYMVTFNCPEFTSLCPKTGQPDFAEIKINYIPDQYLVESKSLKLYMFSFRNHGDFHEDCVNIIMKDLVKLLNPKYIEVEGIFMPRGGISLYPFANYGKPGTEFEAIAKTRLFAAIDRRK